In Carnobacteriaceae bacterium zg-84, the genomic window AGCAACAAATAGCGAAGGAATAACAGCTGGACAAACAGAAGGATTAGGCAAAATCGAGTTAGCGAAAGCAAAAGCAGAAGCAGTAGGGAATTTAGAAAAAGCAAAAGCAGATGCCAAAGCAGCAATCGAACAAAATGGACACTTAAGCAGCGAACAAAAAGACAAAGCTAAGGGTGAAGTAGATGCAGCTACAACTGAAGCGATCGAAGCAGTAGGTAATGCAACAGACAAAGAAGGTGTAACAGCAGCAGAAACTAGTGCAACACCAAAAGTTGACTTAGCGAAAGCAAAAGCCGAAGCGATCGAAGCCCTAGCAGCAAGAGTAGAGAGTGCAAATAGTGAAATAGATAATGCCCAAGGTTTAGATAATTCTCAAAAAGAAGCATTAAAAAACAAGGTAAAAGAAGAAGCTAAGAAAGCAGAAGACAGCATCAACAGTGCAACAGATGTATCGACAATACCTGGCTTAAAAGATGCAGGACTATCAGAAGTAAACCTAAGAAAAGCAAAAGAAACAGCAAAAGCAAATCTAGATAAGAAATTAGCTGATAAAACAAATGCGATCAACAACTCAAGCTTAACTGATGAAGAAAAAGTAGAAGCAATAAACCAAGCAAAAGAAGCTAAAAAAGCTGCAGAAGAAGCGATTGAAAAAATATCTGATGAAAACGAAATTACTGGAGCATACGATACTGGAGCAAACAATATAGCAGCAGTAAGTGAAACATCAGCTAAAAAAGCAGAGGCAGAAAGAGCGATCGATGAAGCTAAGCGAGTAAAAGATAGTGCAATTGACAATTCAAACCTAACAGAAGGGGAAAAAGCAGAAGCAAAAGCAGCAACAGATGCAGCAGCAAAAGACGCAAAAGCGAAAATAGCAGCAGCAACAACAAATGCAGATGTAGATTCCAAAAAACAAGCAGGGGAAAGTGCGATAAACGCAGTGTCAACAGATTCAGGATCAAAACAAGCAGCAGTAACAGCATTAGCCCAAGCCCAAAATGAAGCAAATGCAGCAATAGCAGCAAATGACAATCTAAGTCCAGAAGAGAAAGCAAAAGCTAAAAAAGAAGTAGATGATGCGACAAGTGCAGCAATCGATGCAATAAATAAAGCAACAAATAGCGAAGGAATAACAGCTGGACAAACAGAAGGATTAGGCAAAATCGAGTTAGCGAAAGCAAAAGCAGAAGCAGTAGGGAATTTAGAAAAAGCAAAAGCAGATGCCAAAGCAGCAATCGAACAAAATGGACACTTAAGCAGCGAACAAAAAGACAAAGCTAAGGGTGAAGTAGATGCAGCTACAACTGAAGCGATCGAAGCAGTAGGTAATGCAACAGACAAAGAAGGTGTAACAGCAGCAGAAACTAGTGCAACACCAAAAGTTGACTTAGCGAAAGCAAAAGCCGAAGCGATCGAAGCCCTAGCAGCAAGAGTAGAGAGTGCAAATAGTGAAATAGATAATGCCCAAGGTTTAGATAATTCTCAAAAAGAAGCATTAAAAAACAAGGTAAAAGAAGAAGCTAAGAAAGCAGAAGACAGCATCAACAGTGCAACAGATGTATCGACAATACCTGGCTTAAAAGATGCAGGACTATCAGAAGTAAACCTAAGAAAAGCAAAAGAAACAGCAAAAGCAAATCTAGATAAGAAATTAGCTGATAAAACAAATGCGATCAACAACTCAAGCTTAACTGATGAAGAAAAAGTAGAAGCAATAAACCAAGCAAAAGAAGCTAAAAAAGCTGCAGAAGAAGCGATTGAAAAAATATCTGATGAAAACGAAATTACTGGAGCATACGATACTGGAGCAAACAATATAGCAGCAGTAAGTGAAACATCAGCTAAAAAAGCAGAGGCAGAAAGAGCGATCGATGAAGCTAAGCGAGTAAAAGATAGTGCAATTGACAATTCAAACCTAACAGAAGGGGAAAAAGCAGAAGCAAAAGCAGCAACAGATGCAGCAGCAAAAGACGCAAAAGCGAAAATAGCAGCAGCAACAACAAATGCAGATGTAGATTCCAAAAAACAAGCAGGGGAAAGTGCGATAAACGCAGTGTCAACAGATTCAGGATCAAAACAAGCAGCAGTAACAGCATTAGCCCAAGCCCAAAATGAAGCAAATGCAGCAATAGCAGCAAATGACAATCTAAGTCCAGAAGAGAAAGCAAAAGCTAAAAAAGAAGTAGATGATGCGACAAGTGCAGCAATCGATGCAATAAATAAAGCAACAAATAGCGAAGGAATAACAGCTGGACAAACAGAAGGATTAGGCAAAATCGAGTTAGCGAAAGCAAAAGCAGAAGCAGTAGGGAATTTAGAAAAAGCAAAAGCAGATGCCAAAGCAGCAATCGAACAAAATGGACACTTAAGCAGCGAACAAAAAGACAAAGCTAAGGGTGAAGTAGATGCAGCTACAACTGAAGCGATCGAAGCAGTAGGTAATGCAACAGACAAAGAAGGTGTAACAGCAGCAAAACAAGCAGGGGTATCAAAAGTTTCTGTCATATTACCAGCTTATAAAATAAGAGTATCTGATACAAATAACATTGATCAAACAACAAAAGATAAACTAAAAGAAGAGCTACTACGTTTAAATCCAGGTGCAACGATTATTTTTGGTGACAACAGAGTAACAGTTAATAACTTAGAAATACCATATACAGAGTTAATAGCAAAAGGTAACTACGAAGTTAATGTAGATACTCCTAATTACGATAAGCCAAGATTTGAATTAGGCGTAATCTTACCTGATAACAATAAAGTTGGTAAAGATAAACTTAACTTCAATAAATCAATCTCTAATATAGATGTAGATAGTAACAAAGAAGGTACAACTTCATCTAATAAAGATGAATATCAAAACAAAAAACTACCAAAAACAGGAGCAATAGAGCAAAATACAATATTCTATGGAGCTACTGTACTGGGATTAGGTTTAATGATTGCATCATTAAGAAGACGAATTGAAGAAGAAAAGGAATAAATCGAATATAAAATATCAAGTTGATATTGCCATATAAAGTTAATGTAACTAGGAAGTAAAAAACGAGATATTTCATTTCTACTTCTATTAATATCAGTTGTTTTTGGTGAATAAAAAAAGATAAGAAGTAATCTTTATCTAATTATTTTTTGAAACCTATTAGTATATTTATTTAAATAAATTATGTACTTTGTTTATCATAATATCTTAAAATAAAGGAGATAATAATATGATTTCTAAGTTGAAAAGTCAGCGAGAATTTTTTTGCAAGAAGTGCGGAAGAAAAGTTGAGACTTTAGAAGGTGTTTTAGATAGGCGTACAGTATTTTGTAGTCATCTTTGTAGGAGACGCTATTGGCGTCATTCTGATAGACGAAGCTCTCAAGACATCAAATGATTTATTGGCTCTATGTCAAATAGGGTTGATGACTCATAAAAGGTAGTGATGTAACAAATGTTACGTCACTATCTTTTTATTTTGGCTCTTCGTCAAATTGTGTTGGTGGAGAGAAATAGTGAGTATGTTGGTAGTGAATGGCATTAACCATTCACTACCTTTTTCACATTCTTTTTCTGCCATTGGGAATGGTGTTGTATGATTAAAATACGTAATCTAAAATAGGAAAAACGTCTATAGCCATAGGCAATGCGTTTGATAACTTTAATATGATTGTTGATAGCTTCTGTGATACCGTTTGAATAAGGTAGTATGGTAAAAGCTTGATAAATACTATTCTGATAGGTTTTTAAAATATCAAATTTCTTTCTAAACCACTCTGTTAATGTCAACAATTTTTGGCTCTTCGTCAAATTGTGTTGGTGGAGAGAAATAGTGAGTATGTTGGTAGTGAATGGCATTAACCATTCACTACCTTTTTCACATTCTTTTTCTGCCACTGAGAATGGTGTTGTATGATTAAAATACGCAATCTAAAATAAGAAAAACGTCTGTAGCCATAGGCAATCCGTTTGATGACTTTAATATGATTGTTGATAGCTTCTGTGATACCGTTTGAATAAGGTGTGGTAAAAGCTTGATAAATACCATTCTGATAGGTTTTAAAAATATCAAATTTCTTTCTAAACCACTCTGGTAATGACGGGTCAATATGATGAATAACCTCCATAAATGACTCAAAATCTCGCTGTCTATAAGCATATCTCAACTCTTGTACAAACTCATATGCTTGTTTTAAAACAGGACTATAGTCTAATAATCTATCCAGGATTTGTGCGTGTGTCAGATATGTTTTAAAGGATTGGTGATAGTGATAGTCTGTATCATTTACATCAAAGGCATCTTTTAATAATAATTTCCAGTATTTCTTTAAGTGTTTATAAGCCTTTTCTTCTTTTTTAAAGGTGTTCATTTCTTTTATACGTAGTGTATTTAAATTCCGATGTATATGTTGTATGATATGAAATCTATCTGTGACAATAACGGCATTAGGAAAAACCTTCTGAATAAGTTTGCCATAATTGGCATTCATATCCATAACAAGATAGCGAACGCTATGTCTTGCTTTTTTAGAAAATTGTTTAAAATAAGTGATTAAATGGTCTAATTGGCGACTAGGTAACACATCAATAATACGGTGCGTCAATCCGTCTACACAGATAAAACTCATCTTCCCTAAATGAGATGTCACAGACTTAAATTCGTCGATACATAGTACCTTAGGTAGATAATGAAAAGACGGTTTAACTTGTTTTGTATATTTATCTAAGACACGTTGTACGGTCACATCAGATACAAAGTGGTCTTGGCAGATATGTTTTCTTGAAATATTTTTCGTTAAATCAAGTGCGATAAGTTGTTTTAATTCTTTAGAAATACAACAATGTTTATCGACTAAAGAACACGAAGAAGAACAGGTTTTTAGACACGTTTTACAGCGATAACGGGTTCTTTTAAGAAGTAAAACAGTTTTGATTTGTCTAAACTTTGGTAATAATGTTTTCGTTTGATATGTTCCATGTTTGATGAGTGTTTTAGCATGACAATGTGGACAGGTGTGGCAAGGCTTTGTCCAAGTACCTTTAATAAAGTGGTGTGGAATACCATTTATTGTTTTTTCTTCTAACCAATGTTCATCAGCTATGAAAGATTTATCTGTTAATGTCAATAATTTTTTTGTATAATAATCCATGAGAAATACCTCCTTGTTTAATTGTGGTGATTTAATCATACAGGTATTTCTCTTTTTTTGTCCACTTTTATATACAAAATCGTGTTGGTGGATTATTCCCACCAACACGATTTATTATAGAGCCCAATTTTTTTGTATAATAATTCATGAGAAATACCTCCTTGTTTAATTGTGGTGATTTAATCATACAGGTATTTCTCTTTTTTTGTCCACTTTTATATACAAAATCGTGCTGGTGGATTATTCTCACCAACACGATTTATTATAGAGCCGAAAAAAGAAGGAGGTAAACATGCGAATAAATGATTTTCATAACGTTTTAGAACTTGTAAAACAAGATGTCCTGCATAATGAAGCAGAGTATCTAAAGCTCTTAAAAGTTGTCGGAAATAATCAAAGATACGACTTTAGAAGTCAATTAAGTATCTATGATAAAAATCCTGAAGCGACAGCCTGTGCCAAGTTCGACTATTGGAGGGAACGCTTTAACCGAACAGTTATGCGAGGACAGAAAGGGATACCAATTTTAGAGGACTATGGCACATACAAAAAAGTGGCATATATTTTTGATATAAGCCAGACAGTTTCAAGAAACAGGGAGGTCAATGAAGTCAATCTTTGGAGATATGATAAGGAAGCTCATAGGGATGTCTTAAAGGAAATGATAACAAGAGAGGGCTATGAGGAAAGTGAAAGCACCTTAGAAAATATCTTTTCTTTAAGTAAACTTTACGGTGATGAAAAGATAGACAGCCTTATGAATGAGCTTAGAATAGCTGATGAGGATAGAATATCCTTTACCAAATTTGTTAGGGACTCAGCGAGTTATGCAGTAGCTTCAAGATTTAAGGTAGACTATCCTGTGGATAATGAGCTTTTAAGAGAAAATTTTCAAAGACTTGGCAGTATATCCCTAATGAGTCTTGGTGAAACCGTATCGGATATTAGCGGAAAGATTATTGATGAAACTATTCAAAGAAGCA contains:
- a CDS encoding DUF1542 domain-containing protein — protein: MSTDSGSKQAAVTALAQAQNEANAAIAANDNLSPEEKAKAKKEVDDATSAAIDAINKATNSEGITAGQTEGLGKIELAKAKAEAVGNLEKAKADAKAAIEQNGHLSSEQKDKAKGEVDAATTEAIEAVGNATDKEGVTAAETSATPKVDLAKAKAEAIEALAARVESANSEIDNAQGLDNSQKEALKNKVKEEAKKAEDSINSATDVSTIPGLKDAGLSEVNLRKAKETAKANLDKKLADKTNAINNSSLTDEEKVEAINQAKEAKKAAEEAIEKISDENEITGAYDTGANNIAAVSETSAKKAEAERAIDEAKRVKDSAIDNSNLTEGEKAEAKAATDAAAKDAKAKIAAATTNADVDSKKQAGESAINAVSTDSVSKQAAVTALAQAQNEANAAIAANDNLSPEEKAKAKKEVDDATSAAIDAINKATNSEGITAGQTEGLGKIELAKAKAEAVGNLEKAKADAKAAIEQNGHLSSEQKDKAKGEVDAATTEAIEAVGNATDKEGVTAAETSATPKVDLAKAKAEAIEALAARVESANSEIDNAQGLDNSQKEALKNKVKEEAKKAEDSINSATDVSTIPGLKDAGLSEVNLRKAKETAKANLDKKLADKTNAINNSSLTDEEKVEAINQAKEAKKAAEEAIEKISDENEITGAYDTGANNIAAVSETSAKKAEAERAIDEAKRVKDSAIDNSNLTEGEKAEAKAATDAAAKDAKAKIAAATTNADVDSKKQAGESAINAVSTDSGSKQAAVTALAQAQNEANAAIAANDNLSPEEKAKAKKEVDDATSAAIDAINKATNSEGITAGQTEGLGKIELAKAKAEAVGNLEKAKADAKAAIEQNGHLSSEQKDKAKGEVDAATTEAIEAVGNATDKEGVTAAETSATPKVDLAKAKAEAIEALAARVESANSEIDNAQGLDNSQKEALKNKVKEEAKKAEDSINSATDVSTIPGLKDAGLSEVNLRKAKETAKANLDKKLADKTNAINNSSLTDEEKVEAINQAKEAKKAAEEAIEKISDENEITGAYDTGANNIAAVSETSAKKAEAERAIDEAKRVKDSAIDNSNLTEGEKAEAKAATDAAAKDAKAKIAAATTNADVDSKKQAGESAINAVSTDSGSKQAAVTALAQAQNEANAAIAANDNLSPEEKAKAKKEVDDATSAAIDAINKATNSEGITAGQTEGLGKIELAKAKAEAVGNLEKAKADAKAAIEQNGHLSSEQKDKAKGEVDAATTEAIEAVGNATDKEGVTAAKQAGVSKVSVILPAYKIRVSDTNNIDQTTKDKLKEELLRLNPGATIIFGDNRVTVNNLEIPYTELIAKGNYEVNVDTPNYDKPRFELGVILPDNNKVGKDKLNFNKSISNIDVDSNKEGTTSSNKDEYQNKKLPKTGAIEQNTIFYGATVLGLGLMIASLRRRIEEEKE
- a CDS encoding ISL3 family transposase is translated as MLVGIIHQHDFVYKSGQKKRNTCMIKSPQLNKEVFLMDYYTKKLLTLTDKSFIADEHWLEEKTINGIPHHFIKGTWTKPCHTCPHCHAKTLIKHGTYQTKTLLPKFRQIKTVLLLKRTRYRCKTCLKTCSSSCSLVDKHCCISKELKQLIALDLTKNISRKHICQDHFVSDVTVQRVLDKYTKQVKPSFHYLPKVLCIDEFKSVTSHLGKMSFICVDGLTHRIIDVLPSRQLDHLITYFKQFSKKARHSVRYLVMDMNANYGKLIQKVFPNAVIVTDRFHIIQHIHRNLNTLRIKEMNTFKKEEKAYKHLKKYWKLLLKDAFDVNDTDYHYHQSFKTYLTHAQILDRLLDYSPVLKQAYEFVQELRYAYRQRDFESFMEVIHHIDPSLPEWFRKKFDIFKTYQNGIYQAFTTPYSNGITEAINNHIKVIKRIAYGYRRFSYFRLRILIIQHHSQWQKKNVKKVVNG